CAACACCATAATGACCACAATAGAAAACAACACTCGGCGACCCAGAAAACGACTCATCGATTGCTGATGTTGTCCTTTTACCATAATAAACAAGGCCCTACCTAAGTTAAATAATATGAATACAAGCAACGAGACTAAAACTAACTTAACAATGAAAGGTGTTGTCACAGGCAATCCTTTTAGTAGCGTGGGTGTGTCTCGGGTATTATTTGTAATCATTACTTTGGTCGTGTTTGGCTTATTGGTCAAGTTAGGATTATGGCAATTATCACGTGCAACATTTAAACAAGAGTGGCAAAGCACATTACTTGTGCGCCAACAGCAACAGGCGCTGACCTATGAAGCCATGTTGGCATTAGTTGAGTCATCAAAACAACCAACGCAATCTGAGCCAGAGGCCGCTTTATTAACAGGTTATCGCTTATCGATATCAGCAAAGCCCATTAATAACTCCATACTGCTGTTAGACAATCAGGTATATCAAGGCCAAGTAGGATACTTAGCTTACCAAGTGTTTGAAATAACTCCTGAGCAACCTTGGATATTAGTTGAACTCGGATTTGTTGCCGCAAATAAAGATCGCCGAATATTGCCTCTACTCGAACCACTTGAAACAAGCTACTACACTCTCTTTGGGCGGGTATATCAAAAGCAGCCCAATCCATTTAGTGATCAGTTAGATGCCGAGCAACTAATCGATAAGCCAATACGTTTTCAAAACATTAACACACCCGCATTAGCCGATATGTTGGGACATTCGCTGATCTCTGTGGTGCTACAACCCGAAAATATCCCACGTTATAACTTACCTCATCCCTGGGTACCGATCCCTTTATCGGCGCAAAAACATCAAGGTTATGCCTTGCAATGGTTCACGATGGCAGGAGTATTTTTAGGATTAATGAGCTGGATAGTATTTCGACAATTTCGACGCTAAAACTCGTCGCTAATAATTAACCTAACAACAATATCAATATGATAAAGAGGAGATGGAATGAACTCCCTACCGAAAAAGAGCAATAAAGCATTAATAATATTACTGCTGGTATTTATTTTACCGGTAGTGATAGCCAAGTTAGTGTTAAGCCTAGGACTTTACAATGGTGCGGTGACTAACAAGGGGGCGTTAATCTCTCCCGAAGTGAATTATGCCAACTTAGCCATGGAAAACCCTAAACCGCATATTTGGCAGGTACTGTTCTTTCTGCCCGAAAAATGTAATGAGCAGTGCCAAGAACGCCTGTATATTTTACATCAGAGTTATATCGCATTAGGTAAAGACCGCGATCGCGTTATCCCTATTATTGTGGTTAATAATAACAGCGACACCACAATACTTAAGCAATTGAATATCGGCTTCGATCAAGTCAATGCTAATGATGCACTGGCAACACTCCTGATTGATCAACAGCTGATTATTGTCGATCCTCTTGGAAGTTTGGTGATGCAATACAACAATGTAATAGGCCACGATGCCAATATCGCCCAAGGCAAGGCTATGATTGCTGATTTACGCAAAATGCTAAAGTTGTCGAGGGTTGGCTAATGGCAATTGAGCGATTAATCAAATTCACCTTGGTATTTACCTTAGCGGTTATTTTAATGGGAGCCTATACCCGTCTGTCAGATGCAGGCTTAGGCTGTCCAGACTGGCCGGGGTGTTATGGTCACTTAGCGGTGCCTAGTGCAAGTCATGACCTAGCAAAAATTGAAACGCATTTTCCGCAAATGACCATAGAACCAGAAAAAGCTTGGCTTGAAATGATCCATCGTTATATCGCTGGCGCATTAGGATTAATGGTATTAGCTATCCTTATATTGTGTATTAAACATCCTCATGCACCGAAAAAACTGCCCAGCTTTATCGCCGTGTTAATTGTGTTTCAAGCGGCACTTGGTATGTGGACAGTCACGATGAAATTAATGCCTATTGTGGTTATGGCGCACCTTATTGGCGGTTTTAGTTTATTTGCCTTGTTACTGCTGTTGTATTTAAGGCTTAAGCCATTGCGGATCCCTGGAGGTGATAGCTATGCCAGAAAATTGGTTCCATTAGCCTTAGTCAGTTTAGGAGTGTTGGTCATTCAAATTATCCTTGGTGGCTGGACCTCATCCAATTACGCGGCTCTCGCCTGCACTACGCTACCTATTTGTGAAGGTAATTGGGTGGATAACTTACGTTTTGCAGAAGCTTTTTCACCATTCCAAGGTGATCATCCTAGTTTTGAATTTGGTGTATTAGACTATGCCACTCGAATGACTATTCATGTAAGCCATAGAGTTTGGGCCGTTGTTACTGCCATCACTCTGATCTTACTCGCACTAAAATTACGCTATGCACAATCAAATATTATGCGTAATAGCGGTTACTTATTGCTGTTATTGGTCATTGCTCAAGTCGGGCTGGGTATTAGTAATGTAGTGATGAATTTACCCTTAGGAATAGCGGTATCACACAATGCAGGCGCAGCCTTATTGCTGCTTACCTTAGTTTTTATTAATTACGCCCTATGGCGCAAAGCATAAGCGAGGATCGACCATGACAAAACCTCTTACTATTAGTCACGATCAACCTAAATTGGCCCTGCAATGGCGCGCTTATTTTGAAATGACCAAACCCAAAGTCGTTGCGCTTATGTTACTTACCGTATTGGTCGGTATGTGTTTATCGGTACCAGGCATAGTGCCGCTGCAGCCTTTGGTTGCCGGTATGGCAGGTATTGCAATGATGGCTGGCGCAGCGGCTGCGTTTAATCACTTAATTGATCGTAAAATTGATGGTTTAATGGCCCGTACCTATAACCGACCTTTACCTAAAGGTAAAATATCAACAACTAAAGCCGCTGCATTTGCAGTGTCGCTCGGAACACTGGGTTTTGTAGTGCTTTATGCGCTTGTAAATCCCCTAACGGCTTGGCTTACATTCGCCAGCTTAATCGGCTACGCCTTGGTGTATACCGCTTACTTGAAACGGGCAACCTCACAAAACATTGTTATCGGTGGATTAGCTGGCGCTATGCCACCCTTGCTTGGTTGGACCGCAATCACCAATGAAATGCATGGTTACGCCCTATTACTGGTGATCATAATCTTTACTTGGACCCCACCGCATTTTTGGGCTCTCGCGATTCACCGCCGTAAAGAGTACGCCAAGGTTGATATTCCAATGCTACCGGTAACTCATGGGGTAGAATTTACCAAAACTTGTATTTTGCTTTACACCATTTTATTAGCCATTGCCTGTCTACTGCCGGTTTTAGTCGGTATGTGTGGTCCCATTTATTTGGTGGGCTCAACTTTACTTAGTTGCGGCTTTATTTATAAAGCGTGGCAGTTAAAGTTTCATGATTACCCAGAGCTTTCGATGCAAGTGTTTAAATTTTCCATTTATCATTTAATGGTGTTATTTATTGTATTATTAGTAGACCATTACTTTTGGGTAAATGCTTAAATTAGAAGGGAAATACATTGAAAAAAATCATAGCTGTAGGAGTAATGTTATTAGCCATCGCCGGTGGTATTGCGTATCAAAAGATGCACACAGAACCGATGGAACTGGCCACCAGTTATGTCTTCGAACAACCAAGAGTATTAGCACCATTTACATTAGCAGACCAGTACGGTAATGCATTTACTAACCAATCATTGCAAGGTAAATGGAGCTTGTTTTTTATTGGTTACACCGCTTGTCCTGATGTATGCCCGACTACGTTAAATAAATTGGCAGCGGCTTATCCGCAACTACAAAAAATAGCCAGTAATGTACAAGTGGTATTTGTGTCGGCAGACCCTAAACGCGACACTCAAGCTAAACGTTTAGATTACATCAACTTTTTTAATAAAGACTTTAAAGCAGTTAGTGCAGAACACAGTGATTTGTTTCCATTTAGCCGTGACTTAGGCTTTGTCTATGCCATGGTCGGAGACGACAGCGACTATCAAGTAGACCATAGCGCATCTTATGTATTGGTTTCACCAAGGGCAGAAAAAATAGCGGTATTTAAAACCAAACCAAAACCGGGCCAATTACCACAAATTATTAATGCTGATCTCATTGCTGACTTTAGTCAAATTGTGCAATCTTGGCACTAGTCATTCACTAATAACTTAGCCCCAACGCTTAATCAAAATGGGGATAAATTACTCTTCGAGCCACTGACCATTATCTTGCGGGCGTATCCACGCTTGTGAGAACCAATAATAACCGGTTCTTGTTTTACTCGGCGCAGTACAATTATAACGCGAGCGTCCTGGAGCTAAATCTGATGATGCCTGAATCGAGAATCGAGTTTCACTTAACCAAATAGGCTTTTTAGCGCCTTGGCCTTGAATAAAACACATCACTTGATGTGGATAAATATCCTGAGTGTCGAGTGTTAGCACTAGTTTAGGCCGCCATTGACCAGAGACTAATAATGGTTCGCTTATATTTTGTTTAGTAACCGGCATAGGCAAACTGGAAAACTTAACCATTAAACTCGTCAAGTCAGCATAAGCATTGGCTACAGGGAAACGCGGTAACGCCGTTAATGAAGCATATTCTCCAGCTGCCCCCGATTGTTGGCCAAAACCAACAAAACCGTGTTTAGCCAAAATAGCTTCCAGCTTATTGGTATATTCGCCATAAGGGTAGGCAAACATTTTGACGCTTTGACCAGTACGCTTTAAGATTTCGGCTTCAGTTGCAAGAATATTATCTTCTACACGTGCTTGCCATTGCTCTTGCGTTTCTTTACCTTGGCGACGAATTAAATGTTCGTGGCCCCAACTGTGGTTCGCTATCGTCACGCCCTGTTCAGACAAGGTATTAATATCTTGCCAACTCATCATTCCTTGGTAACCCGCCTCAATCGGAGCAACAGAAATAAATACTGTATAAGGAAACTTGTACGTCGCTAAAATAGGCGCTGCATTTTGAATAATACAGTCATAGCCATCATCAAAGGTAATCACGATGCTTTTATTATTTAAGGCCGTGTTATGCTTAATACTGTTGACAGCGTCCGCTAATGAAATAACCGTAAACTCATTATCAGCCAAATACTGCATCTGCTCGGCAAACTGACTCGGTGTCACACTAGTACTTTTAGGCGTGTTTTCAGATACATGATGATATTGTAAAATAACCACAGCATTGGCATCACAATGCAATAAGCTCAAACTGAACACCACCAACAATAACGCTATTTTCTTAACCATAATTATTGATACCTATGTCTGTTAGCACACTACTGTTAAACCGCCAAAAAAATCGCCAATTATTGGCATTAGCGACACCCATGATACTGTCAAATATCACTATCCCACTACTAGGATTAGTTGATACTGCTGTGGTTGGGCATCTAGGACAAGCTTATTATCTTGGTGGCGTAGCCTTGGGAAGTACCATCATCACCCTGATGATTTGGTTACTTGGCTTTTTACGTATGTCCACCACCGGACTCGTCGCGCAAGCCTATGGTGCTAATGATACCTCAACTCAGCAACAATTACTGATACAAGGTTGTAGCCTTGCGTTAACGTTAGGCTTAGCAGGGGTAATACTGCAATCTCCACTGCTCAATTTAGCACTTAGTCTCAGTGATGCCAGTGAACAAGTGATGTTCTATTGTCGTCAGTATGTTGATATTCGAATTTGGTCATTACCTTTTGCCCTCACTAATTTAGTCCTATTGGGTTGGCTACTTGGGCGCCAAAAGCCAAAAGCGGCCATGTGGCAGCTCATTATCGCTAACAGCGTTAATATTATCCTCGATATTGTCTTTGTCATGGTATTTAAATGGAATGTACAAGGTGCTGCGC
This region of Shewanella livingstonensis genomic DNA includes:
- a CDS encoding polysaccharide deacetylase family protein, with translation MVKKIALLLVVFSLSLLHCDANAVVILQYHHVSENTPKSTSVTPSQFAEQMQYLADNEFTVISLADAVNSIKHNTALNNKSIVITFDDGYDCIIQNAAPILATYKFPYTVFISVAPIEAGYQGMMSWQDINTLSEQGVTIANHSWGHEHLIRRQGKETQEQWQARVEDNILATEAEILKRTGQSVKMFAYPYGEYTNKLEAILAKHGFVGFGQQSGAAGEYASLTALPRFPVANAYADLTSLMVKFSSLPMPVTKQNISEPLLVSGQWRPKLVLTLDTQDIYPHQVMCFIQGQGAKKPIWLSETRFSIQASSDLAPGRSRYNCTAPSKTRTGYYWFSQAWIRPQDNGQWLEE
- a CDS encoding DUF2909 domain-containing protein — its product is MTTPFIVKLVLVSLLVFILFNLGRALFIMVKGQHQQSMSRFLGRRVLFSIVVIMVLLVALGLGYIQPNPRPY
- a CDS encoding SURF1 family protein; translated protein: MNTSNETKTNLTMKGVVTGNPFSSVGVSRVLFVIITLVVFGLLVKLGLWQLSRATFKQEWQSTLLVRQQQQALTYEAMLALVESSKQPTQSEPEAALLTGYRLSISAKPINNSILLLDNQVYQGQVGYLAYQVFEITPEQPWILVELGFVAANKDRRILPLLEPLETSYYTLFGRVYQKQPNPFSDQLDAEQLIDKPIRFQNINTPALADMLGHSLISVVLQPENIPRYNLPHPWVPIPLSAQKHQGYALQWFTMAGVFLGLMSWIVFRQFRR
- a CDS encoding COX15/CtaA family protein; this translates as MAIERLIKFTLVFTLAVILMGAYTRLSDAGLGCPDWPGCYGHLAVPSASHDLAKIETHFPQMTIEPEKAWLEMIHRYIAGALGLMVLAILILCIKHPHAPKKLPSFIAVLIVFQAALGMWTVTMKLMPIVVMAHLIGGFSLFALLLLLYLRLKPLRIPGGDSYARKLVPLALVSLGVLVIQIILGGWTSSNYAALACTTLPICEGNWVDNLRFAEAFSPFQGDHPSFEFGVLDYATRMTIHVSHRVWAVVTAITLILLALKLRYAQSNIMRNSGYLLLLLVIAQVGLGISNVVMNLPLGIAVSHNAGAALLLLTLVFINYALWRKA
- a CDS encoding SCO family protein, producing MLLAIAGGIAYQKMHTEPMELATSYVFEQPRVLAPFTLADQYGNAFTNQSLQGKWSLFFIGYTACPDVCPTTLNKLAAAYPQLQKIASNVQVVFVSADPKRDTQAKRLDYINFFNKDFKAVSAEHSDLFPFSRDLGFVYAMVGDDSDYQVDHSASYVLVSPRAEKIAVFKTKPKPGQLPQIINADLIADFSQIVQSWH
- the cyoE gene encoding heme o synthase, giving the protein MTKPLTISHDQPKLALQWRAYFEMTKPKVVALMLLTVLVGMCLSVPGIVPLQPLVAGMAGIAMMAGAAAAFNHLIDRKIDGLMARTYNRPLPKGKISTTKAAAFAVSLGTLGFVVLYALVNPLTAWLTFASLIGYALVYTAYLKRATSQNIVIGGLAGAMPPLLGWTAITNEMHGYALLLVIIIFTWTPPHFWALAIHRRKEYAKVDIPMLPVTHGVEFTKTCILLYTILLAIACLLPVLVGMCGPIYLVGSTLLSCGFIYKAWQLKFHDYPELSMQVFKFSIYHLMVLFIVLLVDHYFWVNA